The genomic interval ACATTGTAAGAAGTGTGTGTTGTtggctgaataaaaaaaatccccatttaaatatatattaaaaaaaaatcaagcctCTATTGGTTTCCCTGCTGCTGATGTAGGACattttaagaaaagaaaaatcatcaaaaaacgACTATTTGATAAATATTTCAACAAAACCGACTATTTCTTTCAATACGCAAACCTTTCGCACGTCACAGAAACATTGGTAAACCGCTTTACAGGACATTTCTTTCtccttcttttttgtttttaaagtgcaaaaacatTGTTGTCCTTTCTGTCTTGAGCTGCAGATGCCGAATATGTTTTGCCCTGAAAGGAAAGTGAAGAACGCCTACAATCGCTTTAGCCTTCTtgagtttcttcttcttcaaccTGGAGTCCAGATTAGTTTAGTCATTCATGTGAGATGAGCAGCAcagcaaacaaaagaaaatgcaaCAACCTGGTAAACAAATGTGAATGGTTCACTAAtgattcacaataaaaaaaactaaattaaaacccctttgatgttttttggggtgaaaaaagaacattaaaaaagaaaacgggTGCCTTCGCTTAAACTTTGCTTTGCCTGAAACTCTGGTTGCAATGTAGCAAATAGTGCAAATCAGTTGACAGTCCATAGGACATCCTTTAATCTTTATATTAAACCAAGCAGGAGATAAATTCTGcttggattatttttttttaaattatttttttttacgtttgttTCCGTCACTGATAAATGTGAAAATGAATCTTACTGTAGATAGAATCTCTGTATCAGGAAGTTATTGCAAGTGACAATCATCTAACAATCATGTGCATATACAGTAAGCTCAGCCTGGACCTGTGACTTCATGTCTCCTTTCGGATCTTCTTCCTCTGGGACGACTTCACAGTTTCTGCCATCGGCTCCATTTTCTCTGAGAGACGGAAAGAAAAATCAGCAAATATTAGGAAActtgtaattccagcaagttcattttgtcttctttttttgctataatatgttatggtttaatttatttggGCAACTTTTTTGctttgaaattgactttgatctcctaacagtcttcctcagaggtgtctgctgatcactttgatgtgagGGAACAtctctcttctccagagaccatcgGGTGACAGGGGGGCGTGAccagcctgacagaactgtcaagttggacacgcccagaaagaactcattaTTATCGGACTGACAATTGGCAGTCAAAAACATGAcatgagatcaaagtcaatttcaaagtcaatttcctgaaaaaaggcgtctgaataaatgaaaccttaacatattataaatttgtatttttcccaACTTTGAAGTTAATCCTGAAATAATAAGCAACGAAgaatcacaaacaaaacaaaaactgaacaaGCTGAACTGTTTTCTGCTGGTGaggatgatttattttactacatgttttgagtttgttaaaaaaaaaaaaaaaaaaccttaaagagGTAAGAAGATGAAAACCTATTACAAATTATATGAATTTTATTAACGACTGTGTTTTTCACTCAGTCTCTGGTACAGAGGATAATTGATTAAAAGGTCAAACAAACGAAGAAgcttttttattccattttgtcTAATGTTGTGTGTTACATAATGCTAAAAACTGGACTTCATAAtctttctcatctttttaaattaagaaaatatACTCATGAGCTCCTCAGTTCACAGCAGGTGAAACCTACtctgagaggaggaggagaagctgGAGTTCATGGTTTTGGAGGACAGCACAGGAAGCTCTTGAGGTTTGGTTACGACCATCACCGTCTACAAACAAAGAAATGCTTTATAAACAAGCCAAACtgctaagaaaaaaaacaaacaatccaTTTATTATCTCCTACCTCAGCATCAGCCTCAGCCTCCTCctctgttttcttcttctttttcctcctttttttagaTTTAGCAGCTCCATCTGACGGATCCTCAGCTTCCTTATCATTGTCGTTCAATATCTGCTGTAACACAAAGGTGGAAAATTAGGAATAATCTTTATTATTAGATTCTCATGAAGTGTGATACAGATGTATAGGGCTGAAACCTTGTTGAGGGCTGGTTTTTCCTTCAAAGGAGGAGCTGGGGTCCCCAACATGAGGGGCTCCTCGTAGTTTCCCCAGTGCTCTGATGGAGCGTTCCAGTCGGAGCAGGGATCCACAGCAGAGATCCTATCtataaaacagagaaacatacattTGTCCAGTTTCTTTCATGGCACGCAGTGGTGGGAGGAAACAGACAATTGGCTACTTACTGAATGCTGACCATTCATCATCAGCAGGGTGGCCTGCCCACTGCAGCTCACAGGAATTTGATATTTGatctaaaatacaaataaaaacagaaatagggaaacaaaaaacaaaaggaacaaaaaacaatccactgttaaaacacacaacagcagaTATTAATACTAATAGAATAAAATGTCAGGAGGTTTGGGACTGGAAGGTTCATTagcacaggggttctcaatcttgaGGTCGCCAGAAACTGGAAGggagtcgccagatgccttcaagaaactaagaatttttatttttttaacaatttgagccaatttttgcttatttttaccctttttctgcaactacaccgaacttgtcatattttaacctattttcctcactttatttgccacatttttgctcataatgcatttttgctacattactcccatttctgccacttctccatcaaatttcagtacattttctgcacattttctccactttcaatacatttttcccacctaatgttgcataaattgacccattattgtcacttttaacctcttttcaccattattcatgtttattttttgccaatgtaaccgcattcacgatttgtcatgcccattagttaccagtttaaactaattgctccTACTTTTTCTCTGCCACTTTTCAGCCAATATTGGCACTTTGAACCccttttaccattttttatgtcagtttttggccactctaatttgcagcttttaatacatttctgtggtttttaaaatcccatttcaccacattttccaccatttttggtcacttttaacgcatattatttctgattaaaacaaggattcacATCTTTacgatgactatatactagggtgaaaataatattaaacttcctggataacagtggatatttttcagatgaataaataaatgtggttatgacAGATTCATAGGacaatggatcatcattttgctgactttatggatgggcccccaAACGCtgtcccctttattcccccttacaGATGGCCCCGTCTACACATGATTTTTCTTGAATGTTCatatctgtgttcaaccaccttcaggtacggTGGGGTCTCtaggaatttttatttttggggtcGCGGACTTaaagtttgagaagcactgctttaGTAAACCAACCTTTGGGGTCGAGTCCCAGCATGCTGAAAGATGCAGAGTTGATGTCAGTTTTCATCTGTCCATCACTCCAAGCTGCTggagaaaatatttaaatatcagacgcattatttcacttctgtgatccacacaaacaaaacacggtcaaacattttctgcagaattttttttatgtgtatttctgttgaaaTGATACCTTTGGCCTCTTGAGTCCAGGACTGGGACTTAGACTGTGGCCTGTAATGCACAGCCGCTGGCATGCTGCTCCATTTGCCCCCCTCCATCTGAGGAGGGATCTTCAAGGAACGTTCGCTCCAGCCTGGTCCGTTGGCTGTGGCTTCATCCTTCCAGTTGGAGGACACTGTGAAAGTAGAAGCACATGGAGGATGAAAACGTGTTGCAATGATCATCTTTGGATATCAAACCATAATAAATCTTATAACTGCCCATTATAAAATCTGAAAACTGATCAAAGTTTAACCTGCGTCACCTGCTGCTTCTGCCTTTCGTGGATGTTGAGACTCTGAAAGAGATTCACCAAGGCTTTGGTAAATGGAATTACTGGATTAGTAATTCCCAACATAGGGGCTGCAGCCCCTCTGGAGGGCcattaataaaatacacaaaatatttcaGTATCCTGCACAATTGGGCTCTTAATTACTCAAAAACATAGAAGACATGGGTTACGTGTGTAAAAATGAATTAGAATGATTGTTTACTGTCTGTTCATGTTTGAAGTTGGTTTCTCATTGGAACGTGTCTCATCCAATAACAATACGGTACTAGGTTAAAATGTATAGGCACCCCCATTTATATGGAAAAATTtcgatgaaatgtgcaatccagatctgatctAGATTAAACTTGGTGGAGAAATTAAGAAACCAATCGTACATAACTGAGAGGCGGATTTTATAGACTGgttgattaatttttttaatttggccaTTGTTGAGTGAGAGGCATTTTTTGATTTCTGAAACTAATCGAGAATCAttttattgatctggatccacTCCACAACTTAATGGAATCTTCAGTTGTGTACAGtctgtttttggttaaaatttggtaaaaatctgtTGAgcacttttgacgtaatcctgttaaaagtcaaacaaactattaaataaacaccagtgaatataaatattacctccttggtggagctCATTAATGTTAAATGGTTTTAATTAACGTCCCGTACAGTTAGTATAGGTAACAAACCTGACTAATCTGATGTTTTTAACATTAAGAATTTGCTGTGGATATGTACCATGATTTCCTCTGTTCTTCTTGCTGTGTGCTGTAGCTGTTTGGGCCTCCATGTGTTGTTTGGGGGCCTCCACACTTCCAGGACTACCCAAGTCATCAGAGCCTTTGTCCTTCCTGCGCAGCTGCTTCTTTTCACGGTTACTGACTTTTGTTTCCCACATACCTGCTGGATCGCAAACACAGAACAATAAGGAACACTTGACCTACTCTTAGTCTAGACGAAGTTAATTAAAGCAGTGCACTGTGTATCAAATGAGGAGAATATAAATGATGTtaaggtttttcttttcttcagacAACTttgtttcaggaaatttactttgatctcctgaaatgtttcgactgtcaactgccagtcttcctcagaggtgtctgctgatcattTTGAGTTCTTGGTACTAGTACTAATATTAatactaagctaatgctagctaatactaatattaggctaatgctaatgctaggttaatgataatgttaggcaaatgctatgttaatgatatattgattataatgctaggctaatgctatgttaatgctaatgctatattgattataatgctaggctaatgctatgttaatgctatatTGAttataatgctaggctaatgctatgttaatgttaatgctaatgttagcctaatgataatgttaggctaacgctatgttaatgctatatTGAttataatgctaggctaatgctatgttaatgctaatgctatattGATTATAATGCCAGggtaatgctatgttaatgctaatgttaggctaatactaatgcagtgttcaatgatgcgggccagcacctgcatcctcacttttattttcttcaggaaatgcacaaaattctaGTTATATATGATTCCTGAACAGAATAGGTAAAATTCCGAGACAATTTTCACTGTAGCGCTACTTtgtacattattgtgttttttaggtgtgcaggagtagggggtacatggcttcaggttaaatgtctgaaggggtacaggactgtgaaaagttccGGAACCACTGTCCTATAGCCTATATCTGTGTCGGGATGATTTGCATGGAATTTCATATATTACGtaaaaaatgtttgtctttGCTGTACTACTTACtgtacttttttattgttttccatgTACTTCTCTTCTGTGCTAATAATTTGCTTTAAGAACATTTTACTATTATTTTGAGACTGTAAGCTTGTTTTATGTACTGCTGCCACGACACACTTGTAAAAGAGATTATTAATATCAATGTGGTTCTCCAgactaaataaaggctaatTAATTGAAAAGAATTACGGCCTGACACAATctgacagaactgtcaagttggccatgcacagaaagaactcatgaggacacatcaaagtgatcagcagatgcgtctgaggaagactggcagtcgacAGTTGAAACACGTTAaagtaaatttcttgaaaaaagtggtgtgaataaaagaaaaaccatAATATATTATTCTAAAAAGAAGACCAAAAGAACTTGATGGAATTATTGGAATGTAATTTATACTTAGTGACGACTGGGAAAAATTAATGTCtattaaaactgaaaatgacATCCAACTATGAAATCTTGCCTTCCTCGGGTTCCTTCCTGTCATTTGTTGAAGCGTGCTGAGCTGGTTTAACCTCAGGTTTGGGtttcttcttgttctttttcACCTGAGCTGTAGCCGACACCTCCTGCACCTACAGATAATCAGACACAATAAACCCATTAAACACTGCAATCTAAACTGGAACAAATCGAAGGAGTGGCAACTGGTTTTCAGTAATATATCACTTATTACAAACAAATCAGATGCTACTTTTACCACTACAAAGGGAGCTTAATTAAATGTTGTGGTTACTCAACAGAAACCAGTGATTCCAGCTTCCCTTCTTTTAAACATTACCTTCTCAGCTTTAacatgtggtggtggtggtggttttGAAACAACTTCAGTTTCTTTGACTACCTCCTGAGTCAGCGACACTGGTTGTCCGTTTGATTGGATCCTCTGTAAGACAAAGAGTTTACAAGTTACCAGCTTTAATTTTAAAGCAAAAACTatcaaatgtgtttaaaatctGAATATAGCTAGTGTTGAATAACAACAGGCAGTATTTCCACCAGTTAATGGTTTGAAGGAAAAAATCCGGCAACATTTATACAGCAATTGTTTACTGCATTGCACACCCGGCTGTACTGTTTTATTACTTCCaatcatttaattttattacactttggCCAATTGTTCTTGGCTGTTTAAacttaaacagaataaaaaaacactttggaaaaACTTCATGTTTTAGGGGTTTTGATGTCTGGGAACAGAATCCATCTGCGTTAACTTTGTGATCTGATGGCCATTTGAAACATTCCTACttaataacattaacattggAAACAAATAATCAGTTAAATCGTCTAGAACAGTGGTTTTCAATGTTTCTAACATGTGCATCAGAGATCATCAGATGTGTAATATAACATTTCTATCGCCAATATTAACCAAATGtagacaaaaaaaattgcaaaggCATAAATGAGcgaaatttcataaagattggtcaattactaatcaatttatttattcatttttttttactgttcatttttcctattttctatttttttgttttcatcactgAATTTAgggttgtgttgttgttttaacctGTAAAGTATCTGAGTTTCGGGAAAAGtgcctttaaataaaatgtattactttattattagtaagatatatatatattttttttttaatttatttattttttttaattttgccaatgatgagtaAGAGGGATGTTTTcaattttgaaactgatcccaGAATAactatattgatccagatcccctccaatatttaatggaatcttcctaaagcaggggtcaccaaactttctgaaagTGTGAACTccttcatatactgtatagtctgaagggctaccagttagaaaagcacttcttaaatacaaatttaacggtttcactttaattagagccgggtaagataataaggaaagcTAGCAGTAGCTTAAAAAGGTATGGAATGTTGGGGTTACCACATGAAACACGTTATTTCTCCTAATGTATGCaatagtttcatttttattacatttcatagaaaatcatTACGTCCTATTTTACTAGCAACTAACAACCAAACTTTTAAGTAACCGTGAAATGTAAAATtgaacaattatatatatatatatataaataacttgctttttaaaaaaatatattatctataaCATACCACTGGCCATACACCAATTCTCTGCAAAACTtagaaacatttgaaaatggttaatctaatacaaaaaatatttagtaGCAGTATTTAATTCTAAAGTACTAATTACATCTTCCATAtgcatttatctttgtgagtttgaatcctgagAAGTAAATCAGGTtctagatggagctcattggtgactagagctcctgagggcacaCTCACATGGTGGGTGACCCCTGGCCTTGGTCTGaaattaaaatgttgtcaaaatctgtaCTTTTGACAGATAAACTCACTTCTTTCCAGAGATAATAATGTGAGGGAAGAACAGAAAACTGCCAACAGGAAAGTTAGGGTTACAAAGTTAATTGCCATGGTAACAAAATGGTTGCTAGGGTGACTTAAGACACTTATCTCAGCCTCtggaactaaaaaaaaaattgacgtAGGCCATTTAggcgaagaaaaaaaaaaaagaaaaaactttattaaaacgATTATTTTCCAATAAATCGTTCATTGAAAGTGctttatgataataataaattatcccgataaaaaaatatatatatatatatatatatatatatatatatatatatatatatatatatatatatatatatgagagaGTGGTCCAGGTTTTGTTTTCAGTGACATGTCTGAATGCTACAGTCGGCCTCTCCTGTCCCTTAATGTGGGTTAAGTAAACAAACGGTTAGCTAAAGCCCTGTCATTTGTATATACAGTGAGGTTACAGCGGTAGTTGACTATAGACCCATTAGTATAAATAAACCGTGTAATGGCCTCAACAATGAACAGGTGAACTTGTTCTGACTGATTGAGATGCTGTGATTCATCATGGTACCTTTTCTGCTGCTCTCTTTTTGGTCTTCCTCCTCGCCTCCTCCACTCTCACTGTCTTACTCGTCTCCTCCGGTTCCTCGGTTGTTTTACCGGGGGTGGCCGCCATGGCCTGGCTGACCGGGACTCTCCGCTTTTTGTGTCCGTCGAGCAGCCCGCACACGGCGGCCCAGGACAGGGCGAGGAGCACCAGCAGCCCCGCCGCGGCCGCAGACAGGACGACCCACGACGGGTACAGCTCCGGGTCCACACCCAGGTCTAACCCGAACCGAGCCTTCACATACTCCTGTCCCGAAGAGAGGAGCTCCTTTAGGTGGCCGGAGAGATGCTCGGCTTTTTCCATCGCTAAACCCCGCAGGTCCCCAGCCATCTTCTGAAAACACTAGCTGTTAGCTTTCATTTCCAGTCTGCGATAAATGTGACACGTATGCTAGCGGAGGTGTGGCTACAGTCTGACTGTAGGGAACAAATACTAGCATTTAAACACACTTCactctaaaccaggggtgggcaacactatcacagcgggggccacaaacacGTGAttatctgagggccacattatcaacattaatgtcagcatttagaataatgattgatctgagcattaatacaggggaaaagggttttgtctatttatttatttatttttttgtcttagtCTGtggtattgttgttttgtgagtttttagtcattgtgtatttttttttttgtgttcttgttataattgtatttatttttctgttattgttttgcatttatgttgtcaatttgtacgtttttggggtcactttctgtatttttgttctagttttctgcattttcctgtcattttgtgtaattttgttgagtttgtgtgtctttggagctattctgtaatgtgttgttttcgtagtcattttgtttaagtggttgttgtgtctcttttgttattttgtgtcttaagtTTTTTGTGTAccttgtgcattttgctgtagatttgtgatatttaaattatgttgggctttatattttttttcaacttcttgaaatacaaattttggggatttgttttggggggccgcacaaaattagaccttGTGCTCTAAGCAATTACTGTAAATACATCCATTTAATGGTCCATACAACAGTATAACCCAAGGCTCACACGAAATTGCTTACAATGTCAATaacccatgtttttttttttttttttttttaaatttaaattatttcttttGGATGAATCATAGTCAGTCACAGTCAACTGATATTTTACCTGTAaaacatgtcttttttttaaatgatcaacaaatTTGGCTCATccataaatcaaataaaaatatctagTAACTAGCAAAATACTGTAAtcttatctataaagcaaggaatttctgtctgtggctcaaatatcaaattcaaaacagctttattggcatgagaaaacaggtttacattgccaaagcaagtgtgagaaCCATGAGCACACGAAAAGAGTGTTATAAagtttgtgcaaaacaataagattaaaataaaataataaaataggctttcactatatGTATGTAGAACACAATTTACAATAAAGTTATACATGTTATAAAAGTTGAGgaacagacagagctgagactttcaacatggctgctgcttagtTCAATGGTGTGGACGCCCCACCCCCGCAGAACAGTTTAATGTTggcaggtagtcatggtaactcgtAGAATCTACAgaagtgactgcacaaagggcttttaaaaatgactcaagtgggtctaatatcctaaaaaaaactaaagattgaccagcaggtgtcctcagtgagcaatgtTTGTAACTAAGAACTAAGGTGAATAATTACAATCTAAAAAAATTGTGTGTAatttagaattaaatttgcTTTAGGAATTGAGGGTTTACAAGTTcaatttaaagaggatttaacttttattttgaactaaagatgaattaaagctcccatgtaaaccatccatgaaaaagctacttaacctcccacttttctatagcaagacatacttcctacgggcactgcactagttagcAAGTAATATGAAGAACACAGATTGCAGGTGGAGCAGAAGATACCTTGGTTTTCAAAACCAACAAgttatcatttaatttattcaaaagCTCTAAATCAGAGATGGACAATATTTATCatagcgagggccacaaaaatgtgactgtctgatcagagggccacattatcaacattcatatcagtaTTTGGAAtactgaccaatctgagcattaacagaccaaagaacaaagattatttgtttgtttgctgtatttttggaataatttgggatgtttttaaagtaatttagcatgtttttgttgacattttcatttcatattCCACTTTTCTGTCATGTGAGAATTGGACTTCTTAAATTTCTATTTTTGGGGTATCAATTTTGGGGCATAAAATCAGAGCGTGGGCCACATTTGTCCCCAGGCTGCCAGTCGCCTTTATTTCAGATAAAGATTCAATTAACATGTAATAAACATGTTATTTCACTTAATTATTCTAATGACATAACTGTCACTTTTTTAACACATGTATAAATTGACTTTGATGTGTTTGGAGCATGTTTAACTGTAGTTTAATAAACTGAAAAGCAGCATGTAACCTCTTTAAAccaaataacttaaaaaaaaaaaaaagtcagtgtcCTCAAATTGAGAAAAAGAACAATATAATTCACTAAGGTAGCTATTTATATCAATAACCTTAAATAGAATGTGTGACATGTACTACTTGGTAGAAAATTATTcatcaattacaaataattcaCAAAGAAATATTATGTATCTGCAAAAAAATTTATTcccattaaaacaataaaatgttaaattactCCCAGGAGAAGCCAGCATCTCCAAATGCAACCTCAATAAAATATTTTGCAGAAAATCACCACAATCGTTAATTTTTCCCATTTACATAAGCTGTCCACACAGTTTACATTCCAACGTCTGCAAcatattgcatttttaaataatagacGAGACTAACTGGAAGGATTCAAACACCCCAAAAAGTGCAACGTCATTAATGACATGTTTTAGTGCCTGATTCCACTGAATTGTAACAGGGTGTCCATTAAAATGAGTTCATCATGTAACAGTGTCAGTTTCAGAAGTCTGCATCCAATGTGAATTCCACGCTCATGGAGTTTGACATAACTCCAAATTTTTGATATTCTGAAACTCTTTTCTCAAAGAAGTTGGTTTTACCCTCCAAAGAAATGGACTCCATGAAGTCGAATGGGTTTACCGCCTGATAAACCTTGAAAATTGAACAAAGAAAATTAAAGTTAGATGTCGATTTATTTACATAACATTTTTCTTCTACTGATTCTTTATGAAGAAAAGATTACCTTGGCCAGTCCGAGGTCAACGAGAAGCCGATCAGCCACAAACTCAATGTACTGCTTCATGAGAACACAGTTCATCCCAATGAGATCCACTGGTAACGCCTCAGTCAGAAATTCCTACCAAGAAACAAACAGGTATAtccagtgcttaatttgtaaatcatcaggtcctggAGCAAACGCCGGGTGTTGTTTTGGTACTAAGAGAGacacaaaaatgtcacagaatacatttttgctaactaaatgggccaataacaacacatgaacacaaacaaccaatcagtGTTAAAGAAGCACTGACTATCGCCCATTACAGAGCATCCGTTTCCcactctctgagtgacagctgtcaaaatctgccGTGTTTCAGCAACAAGGACAGCGCTAATTTAGCCACCAAGGTCACTGAactttcagaaaacaaaaacccacaaatacaaaatatttacaaacttttacacccataatATAAAGCCATAACTCATCgaatgaatcagcagcagagcagaaaatgaaaataaaatgtgtgcttactttttatttgtcaaaacaaaaacaaaaaagccatggagaactttgtattCTGTGTATTAGGTGTGAATTTAATTAAGcacctaaaagcaaaaaaagggttttatatatacattatttttaatgagGTGTTAAGTCCAATCATATAAGTGCCGGTTAAAATTAAGCTCTGGGTATATCTTAGTTTGTtgctttaaaacataaacctaaaCTGCTGAGTCACTATATTTTCTGCCGTAGTGTGGGAGtttttacataaaatattaGACCTGCTCAATGCTGACGGCTTTGGTGATGATGTCTTTGACTCTGTCCTCTGATGGCTTTTTCAAAAGGTGGCTGTACAGCAAGCAGGCAAAGGTACAGTGCAGAccctgagagagaaaaaacacacacgataACTGAGTTACAACTATTAAAGTGGTTATATATAATTCAGGTGTGGTTCTCCAAACAATACTAATGACAAATACTCTACTGCAGAGGTAGTAAACTCAAACTCTGTttacttcaggggccaaatacagagtagtttgatctcaagtagaTCACATATTTCATGCAGGagaatgagtaatttcaacattattgtgccctagtttaaaATACACGTAAGAAACGGACAATGAGCAAGCAatcagtgacagatatcagtcaacAGGAATTTATGACGAATTTCTACTTAAGGAAAAtgttttgtaataatttgaggaaaatgtaaacatt from Gouania willdenowi chromosome 11, fGouWil2.1, whole genome shotgun sequence carries:
- the mtdha gene encoding metadherin a isoform X2, giving the protein MAGDLRGLAMEKAEHLSGHLKELLSSGQEYVKARFGLDLGVDPELYPSWVVLSAAAAGLLVLLALSWAAVCGLLDGHKKRRVPVSQAMAATPGKTTEEPEETSKTVRVEEARRKTKKRAAEKRIQSNGQPVSLTQEVVKETEVVSKPPPPPHVKAEKVQEVSATAQVKKNKKKPKPEVKPAQHASTNDRKEPEEGMWETKVSNREKKQLRRKDKGSDDLGSPGSVEAPKQHMEAQTATAHSKKNRGNHESQHPRKAEAAGDAVSSNWKDEATANGPGWSERSLKIPPQMEGGKWSSMPAAVHYRPQSKSQSWTQEAKAAWSDGQMKTDINSASFSMLGLDPKDQISNSCELQWAGHPADDEWSAFNRISAVDPCSDWNAPSEHWGNYEEPLMLGTPAPPLKEKPALNKQILNDNDKEAEDPSDGAAKSKKRRKKKKKTEEEAEADAETVMVVTKPQELPVLSSKTMNSSFSSSSQKKMEPMAETVKSSQRKKIRKET
- the mtdha gene encoding metadherin a isoform X1; translated protein: MAGDLRGLAMEKAEHLSGHLKELLSSGQEYVKARFGLDLGVDPELYPSWVVLSAAAAGLLVLLALSWAAVCGLLDGHKKRRVPVSQAMAATPGKTTEEPEETSKTVRVEEARRKTKKRAAEKRIQSNGQPVSLTQEVVKETEVVSKPPPPPHVKAEKVQEVSATAQVKKNKKKPKPEVKPAQHASTNDRKEPEEAGMWETKVSNREKKQLRRKDKGSDDLGSPGSVEAPKQHMEAQTATAHSKKNRGNHESQHPRKAEAAGDAVSSNWKDEATANGPGWSERSLKIPPQMEGGKWSSMPAAVHYRPQSKSQSWTQEAKAAWSDGQMKTDINSASFSMLGLDPKDQISNSCELQWAGHPADDEWSAFNRISAVDPCSDWNAPSEHWGNYEEPLMLGTPAPPLKEKPALNKQILNDNDKEAEDPSDGAAKSKKRRKKKKKTEEEAEADAETVMVVTKPQELPVLSSKTMNSSFSSSSQKKMEPMAETVKSSQRKKIRKET